The following coding sequences lie in one Syngnathoides biaculeatus isolate LvHL_M chromosome 16, ASM1980259v1, whole genome shotgun sequence genomic window:
- the LOC133515111 gene encoding heme-binding protein 1-like isoform X3, with the protein MFGMIKNSLFGNTEETEYKLLSTETKDGVRFEVRRYDAAKYAVISSEGRTYDQVTGELVRKLLMYIGGSNEQGEAMGTAAPTIITVYPRNDGVLSRRLVVAIRIPTIYQQSPPTPTDSTIRVEERPGMTVYTLLKGSDSVPFSHDHVDSLQPEDNIAIWRFRR; encoded by the exons ATGTTTGGAATGATCAAGAATTCACTCTTTGGAAACACCGAGGAGACAGAATATAAACTATTAAGCACAGAGACCAAG GATGGAGTAAGATTTGAGGTACGGCGCTACGACGCCGCCAAATACGCGGTGATTTCCTCTGAGGGGCGCACTTACGACCAGGTGACAGGGGAGCTGGTGAGGAAGCTGCTGATGTACATCGGTGGAAGCAATGAACAAG GTGAGGCCATGGGTACAGCAGCACCCACCATCATCACCGTCTACCCTAGGAATGACGGTGTTCTATCCCGTCGTCTGGTGGTCGCCATCCGCATACCTACCATCTACCAGCAAAGCCCCCCGACACCCACCGACAGTACCATTAGGGTCGAGGAGCGGCCTGGCATGACTGTCTACACACT GCTCAAGGGCAGTGACTCAGTTCCCTTTTCCCATGACCATGTTGATAGCCTTCAACCTGAAGACAACATT